In Sinorhizobium numidicum, the following proteins share a genomic window:
- the cpaB gene encoding Flp pilus assembly protein CpaB, whose protein sequence is MIRVIILLLALASGGAASWLALGSSDEPTVAAAEVQKAPAHEVLIAASELARGSVLEEAHMRWQPWEGDIPPVFISRGSRPDAIAALKGMLAQSRFVAGEPIREDKLAQRGAGFLSSMLPSGKRAIAVRVTAESTAGGFILPNDHVDVIHTVARPDSSGKEGKVLSRAILSNIRVLAVDQTVSEGADGTSVVGKTATLEADPEQIAIIAAAEASGTVSLALRAVADNHEAPVVEHEGNRRGVVRIVSGGRLSTVEVPSRSDGS, encoded by the coding sequence ATGATCCGCGTCATTATTCTCTTGCTCGCGCTTGCATCCGGCGGCGCCGCCTCCTGGCTGGCGCTCGGCTCCTCCGACGAGCCGACTGTCGCGGCCGCGGAAGTTCAGAAGGCGCCCGCACATGAGGTGCTCATTGCTGCTTCCGAGCTTGCCCGTGGATCTGTTCTCGAGGAAGCGCACATGCGCTGGCAGCCATGGGAAGGCGACATTCCCCCTGTGTTCATCAGCCGTGGATCGCGGCCGGACGCGATCGCGGCACTCAAAGGCATGCTCGCCCAAAGCAGGTTCGTCGCGGGAGAACCGATCCGTGAAGACAAGCTTGCACAGCGTGGTGCCGGTTTTCTCTCCAGTATGCTGCCTTCCGGGAAACGGGCGATCGCGGTTCGCGTGACGGCGGAAAGCACGGCCGGAGGTTTCATTCTGCCCAATGACCATGTCGACGTCATCCACACCGTTGCCCGCCCGGACTCCTCGGGCAAGGAGGGCAAGGTCTTAAGCCGCGCGATCCTCTCCAACATTCGGGTGCTCGCGGTCGATCAGACGGTGTCGGAAGGAGCTGATGGCACCTCTGTCGTTGGAAAAACCGCGACACTCGAGGCGGATCCGGAACAGATCGCAATCATTGCCGCTGCGGAGGCCTCCGGTACCGTTTCACTCGCGCTTCGTGCGGTCGCGGACAACCATGAAGCACCGGTTGTCGAACACGAGGGAAACCGGAGGGGCGTCGTACGCATTGTCAGTGGTGGGCGCTTGTCGACGGTCGAAGTCCCGTCCCGCTCCGATGGCAGTTGA
- a CDS encoding AAA family ATPase, producing MKQLGNEKQDASKATVAPPLLPIPKVDIAVFCNSEEVGEAIRTAAIDRRMSRATVTVKAGGIKEATSLYGGVTSPNLVVVENSDDEVRLMSALEALAIECVTGTKVIVIGCSNDVGLYKKLLDAGVSDYLVRPLEPMDFVAAVHRCFRDSTEEKLGRIVAFVGAKGGTGSSTLAHNVALAMSKRVDADVLVADLDLQYGTLGLNFDVEGPQGISAVLDSPDRLDDVLLRRLAVPYTERLHLLPATADLDRFYNLREEHVDHLLDVARSSSWHIVVDLPHIWTPWTKKMLLEADEIVVTATPDLASMRNAKNLIDFLKKARPNDPPPRLVLNKVGTPKLSEIKAKDFVAAVGLEENVTISFDPQLFGKAANNGQLVIETAPDSPAGKAMVSLAWRVGGTRERRIRQKGFRAWAQKLLKVGKPKAPSGLQKKVSELKNSEAGVSAVEFALIAPVLALSLVAMADVGLAIYERMTIDHVLRAGAQAAMADPGPTQIDKVLQSTLAQSARPANVTLAPVTRYCACPENADVKPDAAPTCGTTPCASAAPQLVYYRLAAVKSYQPMSLPEVLPAFQLSSAIQVQVR from the coding sequence ATGAAACAGCTCGGCAACGAAAAACAAGACGCATCAAAGGCAACGGTCGCACCGCCGCTTTTGCCGATCCCGAAGGTCGACATCGCCGTCTTCTGCAATTCAGAGGAGGTGGGGGAGGCCATTCGAACTGCGGCGATCGATCGTCGCATGTCGCGAGCGACAGTGACGGTGAAGGCGGGTGGAATAAAGGAAGCGACTTCGCTTTACGGCGGCGTCACCTCGCCGAACCTCGTCGTGGTGGAGAACAGCGACGATGAGGTTCGCCTGATGAGCGCGCTCGAGGCGCTGGCGATTGAGTGTGTCACGGGCACCAAAGTCATCGTCATCGGCTGTTCAAACGACGTTGGGCTCTACAAAAAGCTTCTGGACGCCGGCGTGAGTGATTATCTCGTCAGGCCGCTCGAGCCGATGGATTTCGTCGCTGCCGTGCATCGCTGCTTCCGGGATTCGACGGAAGAGAAGCTTGGACGCATCGTCGCCTTCGTCGGCGCCAAGGGCGGAACTGGCTCCTCGACGCTCGCGCACAATGTGGCGCTGGCGATGTCAAAGCGCGTCGATGCCGATGTGTTGGTGGCCGACCTTGACCTTCAGTACGGAACACTAGGCCTGAATTTCGACGTGGAAGGGCCGCAAGGCATATCGGCCGTGCTCGATAGCCCGGATCGCCTCGACGACGTGCTCTTGCGGCGTTTGGCTGTGCCCTACACGGAACGGCTGCATCTTCTACCGGCGACCGCCGACCTCGACCGTTTTTACAATCTGAGGGAAGAACATGTCGATCATCTCCTGGATGTCGCCCGCTCGAGTTCCTGGCATATCGTGGTCGATTTGCCTCACATTTGGACGCCGTGGACGAAGAAGATGCTGCTCGAAGCCGACGAGATCGTGGTAACCGCGACGCCGGATCTTGCAAGCATGCGCAATGCGAAGAACCTCATCGACTTCTTGAAAAAGGCAAGACCGAACGACCCGCCGCCACGACTTGTGCTGAACAAGGTCGGGACCCCGAAACTCTCAGAGATCAAGGCAAAGGATTTCGTAGCGGCAGTCGGACTCGAAGAGAACGTAACAATTTCCTTCGATCCGCAACTGTTTGGAAAAGCCGCCAACAACGGGCAACTCGTCATCGAAACGGCTCCGGATTCACCGGCGGGCAAGGCCATGGTTTCGCTTGCATGGCGGGTTGGCGGAACGAGGGAGAGACGAATCCGGCAAAAAGGCTTCCGGGCATGGGCGCAGAAGCTCTTGAAGGTCGGGAAGCCCAAGGCTCCGTCAGGCCTCCAAAAGAAGGTGAGCGAGCTGAAGAATTCCGAAGCTGGCGTTTCTGCCGTGGAATTTGCGCTGATTGCTCCGGTGCTCGCTCTTAGTCTCGTGGCTATGGCAGATGTCGGCCTGGCGATCTACGAGCGGATGACGATCGACCATGTCCTTCGGGCCGGCGCACAGGCCGCCATGGCTGATCCCGGCCCGACACAGATTGATAAGGTGCTGCAGTCGACGCTCGCTCAAAGCGCAAGACCGGCCAATGTCACGCTGGCGCCGGTCACGCGCTACTGCGCCTGTCCGGAAAATGCCGATGTCAAGCC